The following nucleotide sequence is from Microthrixaceae bacterium.
TCGGCCTGGTTGTTCTCTCGATCGCTCATCTAGCCCTCCTCAAATCAGGTCGGGGACATATTAGAGGATCCTGTTGCCTCATGTCAAAACCTCCGGGAGGGCTAGTTCGTTGCCTCACCTAAGACCTCCGGACGGTCGCGCTTGTTGAAGGCCCGGTTGATGGGTCTGGGTGGGGCAGCGGTTTTGGACAGGGCGAGGCGTTCGAGTTGCGCTGCGAGTTGGTCGATGCGGCGTTGAAGTTGCCCGGGTCGGATGGTGTTGCGGGCCCGGGTTAGAGCGGCCTTCTTCGCTGGGGTGAGCACGCCCGCGGCCAGGGCACGTTGGTGCGGGGTCTGTGCGGTGTCGTGGCGTTTGATGATCTTGGCGCCGACACGTTCGCGGCTGATCAGCTTCTGTTGGGCGCACAGCAGGTTCGTGAAGTGGTGGTCGAGGTCCCAGATCTCGTTGAGGAGCTTGAGCTCGGCGGGGGTGTCGAAACGGAGGTAGCCGACGAGGCTTCGGACGTGGGTCCAGTTCTTCTGCTCGACGTGGCTGCCGTCGTTCTTGTTGCCGGGCCGGCCCCTGGTGAAGGTGATCTTGTTGGCGAGGCAGTAGTCGTAGAGATGGGAGTTGATGAACTCCGAACCGTTGTCGGAATCGATGCCCAGGATCGGGAACGGGAACCGTGCTGAGGCGTGCTTGATCGCTTCGACAACGTGGATCGCGGCCTTGTTCGGGATCGAGCGGTTCACGGTCCAACCCGTTGCCACGTCAGTGATCGTGAGGGTGAAGCAGAACTCGCCGTAGCTGTTGCCTCCTTCGTGGCCGACCAAGTCGATCTCCACGAACCCGGGTTTGTTCTCGTCCCATTCAGACCAGGTTCGGATCGGGATCTGCGATTTCAACAACGATCCCGGCTTGGTGTGGGACCGGCCCGTGAACCCCGCGACAGCTTTCGAGTTCGCCAGGCGCCGATCGATCGTCGCAGCCGACATCGCCACCAGCAGGTCGGCCTCCGCGTCGGTGAGCACGAGCTCGCCATCGCGGCGCAGTAGCGGCACCAGCGTCTCGAGCATCGGCGCCAGGCGCTTGCCGGCCGGGCAGCGGGCGACCCGCCAGCACTGCTCCAGACCTGACACCACCCGGGCCGAATACGTTGGCGTCCGGGGCTTGCGGGACCCGGCGGCACGGACCGTTCCGGCCTGGCGCAGCTGTGCCCGGGCCCAGTCGCGATGCCAGCCGGTCAGCTCGACGAGTTGGTCAAGGATCTGTGTCTTTTCCGGCCGTGTCGCCTGCCGGTACTTCGTTGCCATCTGGTTCGTGACCGCACGCCGTTGCGCCATCGAGAGTCCCATCGATCAGGCGTAGCGGGCCACACCCCAAACGGAGGAACTACATGAGGCAACGAATCCCCCTACGCGGAGGTTTCGAGTGAGTCAATGCGGGATCACGGGATGGGGAGTGCAGCGGATTGGTGGCTCGGGCGCGACCTCGCTGTCGGGGACGGGGTCGCCGTCATGGCCAGACGAGCTCGGAGATCGCGAACACGAGCAGGTTCACCGCCACGAAGGCGGCGGCTGCGATGGCCACGAGGACGAGACGGTGCCTCATAGGTCCAGTCTGCCTTGGTCGCCAGATCCGAAGGGAGGTGACTTCTCTGGGCGGTCGACTTGGGTAGGGCATCGGGGGATCTACCATCGCTCTATCCGGCTCCGTTGCTGATCTACGAGGCGAACCGCGATGAACCGAACTCGCCTGATCGGGAGTCGAGCGTTGAAGGTGACCGACCCGACCCGCTCTGATCCGACCAGCACCGTTCCGTGACCAGAATCCACTCCGACACCACAGACGCACAGTCGGCGACGCCTACCGCACCGCCCGGTCCGGTGGGGATCGGGCCGGCGGGTGGGATCGTTCACCTGGAGTCGGGAGGGCTTTCCCCGGCGAGGGCCACCTACCGACGGTTGGTGATCCTCGACCACGGGAGCGGTGTTGTGCCCGCCGCTCTGGCCCCGCTGGGTCTGCCCCGTGAGGGATGTGTCGCCATCGCCCGACGGTCGATGGGAGACGACGTCACCGTGGTCGATGGCGACCCGTTGGTCGTCCATCTGGAGCCTCAACCGGTGGCGACGGTGCGGGTACGTCCCGAGTGGGGTGGGGAGCGGGTGGTGGCGGTCGAGAGCGTGGCGGTCACCGTGCTGAGCCTGGTGAGCCGGCGGTTCTTGGACATGGGGCCGAGTGGAACCCTTCACGGCGGAGCGGTGGCCGATCCTCTGGGGCGGGCCGTGCTCGT
It contains:
- a CDS encoding transposase family protein encodes the protein MGLSMAQRRAVTNQMATKYRQATRPEKTQILDQLVELTGWHRDWARAQLRQAGTVRAAGSRKPRTPTYSARVVSGLEQCWRVARCPAGKRLAPMLETLVPLLRRDGELVLTDAEADLLVAMSAATIDRRLANSKAVAGFTGRSHTKPGSLLKSQIPIRTWSEWDENKPGFVEIDLVGHEGGNSYGEFCFTLTITDVATGWTVNRSIPNKAAIHVVEAIKHASARFPFPILGIDSDNGSEFINSHLYDYCLANKITFTRGRPGNKNDGSHVEQKNWTHVRSLVGYLRFDTPAELKLLNEIWDLDHHFTNLLCAQQKLISRERVGAKIIKRHDTAQTPHQRALAAGVLTPAKKAALTRARNTIRPGQLQRRIDQLAAQLERLALSKTAAPPRPINRAFNKRDRPEVLGEATN